Genomic DNA from Caldicellulosiruptoraceae bacterium PP1:
CCGCAAGTTTAAAATTATCAAGAAATACAGTTTCTAAAGTTCTAAACAATACTGGGACAGTTTCAGATGATACAGCAGTAAAGGTTATAAGAAAAGCTATTGAACTTGGTTACACAAAATTGGACCCAGAACTATTAAAGAAGATTAAAAATCTTAAAGAAGAGAAAACAAAGAATATAGCTGTTTTAGCACATAAGTATTATACTGAGTTTTGGTCAAGGATCATTAATGGTATCTCTTTTGAACTTAATAAAAATCAATATACTTTGTCATATACCTATATAAGTAGGGAAGATGAAGAAGAACTAAATATACCTATAAATATTTTAAATCATAACGTTGATGGAATTATTGTAGTGAGTGTTTTTAAGAGAGATTATATGCAAAAACTTATAGATACTGGGCTTCCAATAGTCTATTTAGATGCCCCCGTTGAAGATGACACCTCTACATTAAAAGGTGATATTGTCTTAGTTGAAGGGCAAGATAGCACATATAAAATTACTAAACATCTTATTGATAATGGATGCAAAAAAATAGGCTTTATAGGTGAT
This window encodes:
- a CDS encoding LacI family DNA-binding transcriptional regulator — encoded protein: MKKVTINEIAASLKLSRNTVSKVLNNTGTVSDDTAVKVIRKAIELGYTKLDPELLKKIKNLKEEKTKNIAVLAHKYYTEFWSRIINGISFELNKNQYTLSYTYISREDEEELNIPINILNHNVDGIIVVSVFKRDYMQKLIDTGLPIVYLDAPVEDDTSTLKGDIVLVEGQDSTYKITKHLIDNGCKKIGFIGDITYCKTIYERWLGFKNALIDNNLPVLDEICFTHSSENRFYSEHEVFNALATIKKMPDAIVCANDGIALNVIRYLKDHDIRVPEDIAVTGFDDTKEAVLIEPNITTVHVYNEEIGRRSAEELLKRIENPKRVYSTIRISTDIKIRESSLKKK